The DNA sequence GGATGCCTGAAGCGATCAGAGCCAGGCCTGCCAACGAACTGCCGGGTGTCGTGATGAAGCAGCTTAGGACGAACCCCACGGCAACGACGAGAAAAGCCAGCGGTGTCCAGGGATAGCCCCACACGCGATAAGGACGGACGTGCCCGGGTCTGCGCCTGCGCAGCAGCATGACCCCGGCCACGACGAGAGCATAGAAGATCCATGCGCCGAAGGTGCAGTACGAGATGAGCGTCTCGTACGTGCCCGTAAAGACCAATAGCGACGACCAGACTCCATGCGCCACCAGCGAGAAGGCCGGCGTTCTGAATCGTGGGTGCACTTGGCCGAAAGGCGAGAAGAACAGTCCATCGCGAGCCTGGGCGAAGTAGACGCGAGCCGCGCCCAGGATGCACGTGTTCGTGCAGCCCACCAGGGCAACCAGAATCGTCAGAGTCACCCAGATGGCGGCGCCGCCGCCCAAGACGGTTTGAACGGCCGTGGTTCCCGCCGCCGTCGTGGCGAGTATCCGCTCCACCGGCAGCGCCCGCATGGTGACCCAGAGCGAGGCACAGTAAACGACGATCACCGCTCCCAAGCCGATGCCCAGCGCTCGTGGCAGGCTCCTACGCGCGTCCAGCATTTCTCCGGCAACGCACGGCGCCATGTTCCAGCCTTCATAGGCCCATAGCGCCGGCACCAGGGCGGCGCTGAACTGCAGCGGGGTCCACTGCGTGGGCCACGACCAGTCAAGCGGGGCGGTCGACGGTCTCGTGGCTACAGCCGTGATCATCCACAGCAATCCAGTGAGCTTGACCAGGTTCATTGCATTTCCGAACCATGCGCCCTGCCGCACGCCCAACACGTTCAGGAACGTCAGGCTCATCAGGAGGCCGACGGCCACCAGCTTGCCCTCCCAGTGCGAGAGAGGCATCACTCCGCCCAACAGTGTGGAAAAGCCCACTGCCAGCGCCGCCAGGCCACCGCCTTGGATCACTGCGAAGAACGACCAGCCCAACAGGAACCCCGGCAGCGGACCCCACGACTCCCGCAGGTAAATGTACTCGCCGCCCGTGTCCGGAAACATGGCACCCATCTCGGCGTAGGCCAAGGCGCCAAACCAGGAAAGCAGGCCCGCGAAGACCATGACCAGCATGGCTGCCAGCGGTGACGGCTGGGGACGCAGCAATGTCGCTGGAATCAGAAAGATGGCGGAACCAATCACGGCGCTGACAACCAACGAGACTGCGTCCCACAGGCCCAGCCGTCGTTCCAGTTGCGGTGGCGATGATTCCAGGATCAGCCGATTATACTAGAGCCGTGCCTACATCTTTTTCCACGGCCGACTTGGCCTTGGCCCGGCGGATCGAGGCGGCCGAAGCGGCCAACGGGTTCGCTCTTGTCCGGAACGCCCGCTCCACCCTTGTGGAAGCTGTGCCCGCCGCGGGCGGCTGCGCTATTTTTGCCGGCGTTGGATCGCCGATGACGCATGCCCTCGGTATCGGCATGGATGGCCCTGTGTCGACTGAGGAGTTCGATGGCATGGAGGAGTTCTTCCAAAGCCGCGGCAGCGCCTCATTGATCGACCTCTGCCCGCTGGCCGACGCCACAGTCATCGAGCAGGTGATGAGTCGCGGCTATCGCGTCATTGAATTCAACAACCTCATGCTGCGGCACCTCGAAGCCGCGGACGCCACGTATAAAGCTCCGGAACCGCTGGGAGTCGCGCTCTCCGCTGACGACCGCTACGCGGAATGGTGCCGCCTGGTGATGCGCGGCTTCAGCGGCGTTGCGGACATGCCGGACGAGGCCGCGGAAGTTCTCATCAACCTGAACACCGTCGGTCAAAGTTTCTTCGGCGAAATCGCCGGGGAACCCAGGGGGGGAGCGGCCATGGCCATCCAGGGCCAGATTGCCCTGCTCTTCGGTGACTCCACCTTAGCCGAGGCGCGTGGACAAGGACTACAGACAGCCCTCATCCGGCACCGCGTCGCCCAGGCCGCGCGAGCTGGCTGTGAATGGGCAGTGGCCTGTGTGGTGCCCGGAACCGCCTCTCATCGCAACTACGAGCGCTGCGGGTTTCAGCTCTTCTACATGCGCGTCAATGTGCAGCGCGATGTGGAATGACTACTTGCGGCCCGGCACCATGGGCACAAACGCCACTCCGTAGCGGGTGTGTTGCTGCGTGCGTCCCTGCGCGTCCTTGTCTACGATGACCAGTACCTGCGTGCCTTCGCCGACCGGCGCAATCAGGCGTCCGCCGTTGCGCAACTGATTCACAAGAGCCTGCACCATGTTTGGAGGGGCGGCCGTGAGGATGATCCGGTCAAACGGCGCTTCCTCCGGCCAGCCGAGGTATCCGTCCCCCAACCGCACCGTCACATTCCGGTAGCCCAACTCACGCAGCGTACGTGCGCTCTGCTTCGCCAGCGCGTCCACGATCTCAATGCTAAAGACTTGCTGCGCCAGTTGCGAGAGGATCGCCGCCTGATATCCGCTGCCGGTGCCGATCTCCAATACCTTGTCCGTGGGCCGGACCTCCAACAGATCGGACATGGACCCAACAATATAGGGCTGCGATATCGTCTGGCCGTGGCCAATCGGCAGCGGACGGTCTTCGTAGGCGAAGCGCCGCACGTCCTCCGGGATGAAGAGGTGCCGCGGTGTCGCCCGCATCGCCTTCAAAACGGCCGGACTGCGGACATCCCGGCGCTCAATCTGAGCCCTCACCATGTTCTCGCGGAGGGCCGCCCAGTCCTGAGCTTCCATGGTGGCGGCCAGACAGATCGGGATGGCGGCGGGATGGCGGGGCCAGAGTCTCATTCCGCCTTCAGCATACGCCCCAACGCCGCGAACGTCGATGTCAAGGTAGCGGCTGAGGCCGGAGATCCGCCCTGGCGGTTCCGCGCGGCGCAACAGTGATTGTCGCCGCCTGGCCTCTATAGCCCGGTACCCACAACGGGTCCGACAACATGGCTGGATCGCTGGTCTTGTCGCGCACCAGAAACGCAAAGGAGTAGGCGTAGTAGTCGCCGGGAGGGACATTCGAGATTCGGAAGCCTCCGTTCGCTTGTGTCGGCTGCGTCAACAGCTCTGACCCTGCCAGCCTGGACATATCCGCCGGCACCAGCACGACGTAGTAGCCGCGAACCGGCTGAGCCGCCTGAGTATGAACCGTACCCTCAACGACGCCTGCATCGTCACCTACAACTACCTCCAGCCGCCTGGGCGCTTTTACCGTCCAATCAAGGAGTGTGCCTTCGACGAGCTTGCCGTCCGCCTGCGCCGATTTGAGGTACACGTTCGGTTCCGTACTACCCGCCGCCAGATGATAGCGTTCATGTAAAACGAAGTTGAACTGGAAGTTGCCATCCGCATCCGCGGGGCCATCGTCGTCGAGAGCGGCAAGCGGGGCGGAAGGTTTGAGTTTGAGCCAGACTCCGTGGACGGGGCGGGCTCCGCTGGTCAACGTGACGCGCCCCGGCACGGCGGAGGGCGGTTCCAGCGCAAGGTGTAGTCCGGTGGCGTCGCTGCCTTCCAGGTCCAACTGGAGCACGGCACTCCAGAGTCTGTCTGACTCCTCCGCGTAGGCAGTCAGTAGATAGCTGCCGGGCGGGACTTCGGACAGGGAGAAGGCTCCGCTTTCCGGCGAGTAGGTAGCTTCGTACTCCCGTGTGTCGATTGACTCCCGCGGTCTTGCGGACACCCGGCATTGCGCCGGCGGACCCTGGCCGTCGGCTCCGGTGACCCGGCCTTCCACGCGCAGCAGTTGGATCAACACAGGTCCGAAGTCGTAGCCGCCCATCTCTGCCGGTGCATTCACTTGGATCACCTTGGCCCTGGACGATTCATAGACGCCTGGATAGAAGGCTGGCGCGGCCACCTGCGCCACTCCACCAATGTCGCCATACCTTACCGTGACCGGAGCCGGTGGATGTACCCGCAAGGCGTATGTCCCCATCGGCAGCCGCGCGATGCGGTATCGGCCTTCCCCGTCCGACATAGCGCTGGCGATCTTGAGAAACTGCCAGCGCCCGTTCATCCATCGGCGGCGCATCGCGTCGACGGTCGTAATGCCTAATGGTTGCCCATCCTTGTCGAGGAGCCGGCCGGATATCACGGCGGCCGGTGCCATCAAGTACTCCAGACCTGTAACTGCGCATTTGCCGGCCAGCCGCACTTGCGCGCCGCCGTCGGGCGCCTGGCCCTGAGCCACTTCAACGAAGCCCGCCTTCTGGATGCTGATGGAGTAGTTCGCCGGATCCAGCCCGAAGGCTTCAAAGTGCCCCTGGTCGTCAGTGAA is a window from the uncultured Paludibaculum sp. genome containing:
- a CDS encoding amino acid permease; translation: MILESSPPQLERRLGLWDAVSLVVSAVIGSAIFLIPATLLRPQPSPLAAMLVMVFAGLLSWFGALAYAEMGAMFPDTGGEYIYLRESWGPLPGFLLGWSFFAVIQGGGLAALAVGFSTLLGGVMPLSHWEGKLVAVGLLMSLTFLNVLGVRQGAWFGNAMNLVKLTGLLWMITAVATRPSTAPLDWSWPTQWTPLQFSAALVPALWAYEGWNMAPCVAGEMLDARRSLPRALGIGLGAVIVVYCASLWVTMRALPVERILATTAAGTTAVQTVLGGGAAIWVTLTILVALVGCTNTCILGAARVYFAQARDGLFFSPFGQVHPRFRTPAFSLVAHGVWSSLLVFTGTYETLISYCTFGAWIFYALVVAGVMLLRRRRPGHVRPYRVWGYPWTPLAFLVVAVGFVLSCFITTPGSSLAGLALIASGIPLYLYWRRRVTL
- a CDS encoding GNAT family N-acetyltransferase, which translates into the protein MPTSFSTADLALARRIEAAEAANGFALVRNARSTLVEAVPAAGGCAIFAGVGSPMTHALGIGMDGPVSTEEFDGMEEFFQSRGSASLIDLCPLADATVIEQVMSRGYRVIEFNNLMLRHLEAADATYKAPEPLGVALSADDRYAEWCRLVMRGFSGVADMPDEAAEVLINLNTVGQSFFGEIAGEPRGGAAMAIQGQIALLFGDSTLAEARGQGLQTALIRHRVAQAARAGCEWAVACVVPGTASHRNYERCGFQLFYMRVNVQRDVE
- a CDS encoding protein-L-isoaspartate(D-aspartate) O-methyltransferase — protein: MRLWPRHPAAIPICLAATMEAQDWAALRENMVRAQIERRDVRSPAVLKAMRATPRHLFIPEDVRRFAYEDRPLPIGHGQTISQPYIVGSMSDLLEVRPTDKVLEIGTGSGYQAAILSQLAQQVFSIEIVDALAKQSARTLRELGYRNVTVRLGDGYLGWPEEAPFDRIILTAAPPNMVQALVNQLRNGGRLIAPVGEGTQVLVIVDKDAQGRTQQHTRYGVAFVPMVPGRK
- a CDS encoding carboxypeptidase-like regulatory domain-containing protein; translation: MRGLALAVALGTLAVAQYGPCSASGVVVQDGSGLPVARARLLFSEASRPGAMTLGYFTDDQGHFEAFGLDPANYSISIQKAGFVEVAQGQAPDGGAQVRLAGKCAVTGLEYLMAPAAVISGRLLDKDGQPLGITTVDAMRRRWMNGRWQFLKIASAMSDGEGRYRIARLPMGTYALRVHPPAPVTVRYGDIGGVAQVAAPAFYPGVYESSRAKVIQVNAPAEMGGYDFGPVLIQLLRVEGRVTGADGQGPPAQCRVSARPRESIDTREYEATYSPESGAFSLSEVPPGSYLLTAYAEESDRLWSAVLQLDLEGSDATGLHLALEPPSAVPGRVTLTSGARPVHGVWLKLKPSAPLAALDDDGPADADGNFQFNFVLHERYHLAAGSTEPNVYLKSAQADGKLVEGTLLDWTVKAPRRLEVVVGDDAGVVEGTVHTQAAQPVRGYYVVLVPADMSRLAGSELLTQPTQANGGFRISNVPPGDYYAYSFAFLVRDKTSDPAMLSDPLWVPGYRGQAATITVAPRGTARADLRPQPLP